The Streptomyces halobius genomic interval GCGACGGGGCAGCGGAAGACCGGCGGCGGGTACGGCGCTGCTGGTAGCCGTGGCATGGGCGGTCATGGTGATGGTGGCCGTCGTCGGCTGCCGCCCGGTGACCGTCACGGGCGCCGGCGCGCCGGACGGCACGACGAGCCGGCAGGCCCCGGCGGCAGACACCGCCCACACCCCACCGGCCACCACCAAGCCCGCGCCCCCCACGAAGCACGCCCGCCCCCACCGCCCGGCCCAGCCCGTCATGGCGTACGGCTCCCAGGGCGCCAAGGTCCGCGAACTCCAGGCCCGGCTGGCCCAGCTGGACCTCTTCGACCGCTCGCCGACGGGCTACTACGCCTCGGTCACCAGCGCCGCCGTCCGGGCGTTCCAGAAACAACAGGGCGAACCACGCACCGGTGCCGTACAGCCCAGCACCTGGAAAGCGCTGCTCGCCCGCACCCGCCAACCGTCGCGGAGCGAGCTCTACCCGCCCACCACCAAGCCGCTGGACACTCCCGATCCACGCTGTATGAGGGGCCGCGTGATCTGCATAAGCAAGAAGAGCAACACCCTCGCCTGGATGGTCGACGGAAAGATCGTCTCGGCAATGGATGTCCGCTTCGGCTCGCAGTATTCCCCGACCCGCGAGGGCACTTTCCCCATCACCTTCAAGAGCCGACACCACGTCTCGACGATTTACCACTCGGCGATGCCGTATGCGATGTTCTTCAGCGGCGGTCAGGCGATCCACTATTCGAAGGACTTCGCAGCCCGAGGTTATGCGGGCGCGTCACACGGCTGCGTGAACGTAAGGGATGAGAGAAAGATCGCCGCCGTCTTCGCCCAAGCGGGGAAGGGCACGAAGGTGGTCATCTACCACTAGCGGATTCCCGTTCCCCCGGCCCGCCCAGGTCTTTGACGGAGGCCAAAATTGAGCCCCCCACCCATTGAGCCCCCCACCCACAGCGACCACCTACGCGAGAGCGGCGGCGGTTTGGCCGCAAAGAACAGGCGCGGGCAGGGCCGGGGGAACGTGCCCCGCCCGCGCCGAGTGCGCGGAACCGAAGGTACGGGGGGGACCCCGGCTCCTGCGCAGCCGATGACCAGTCGGCTTCAATCTCTACTGCGTCACTGGCTCAAAAAACGTCACACCTGGCCGGTTGGGGACGGGCTCGCGGTGGGGCTGACGGTGTCGGACGGGGTCACGGAGGGGGCGGACGCCGTGGCGAATGCGCCGGTGGACGTGACCGTGGCGAATGCGCCGGTGGACGTGTTCGTCGAGAGCGCCCGGGCAGCGTTGTCGCCACCCTCGCGACCGCCCTTCCCGTTGCCCCCGCCGTTCCCGCTCCCGCCGCCGTTCCCCTTGCCGCCGCCATTGGCGTTGCCGTGGTCCGAACCGCCGGATCCGCCGGATCCGCCGCTGTGGCCGTCGTCGCCACCGTTGCCATTGTTGTCACCCGAGCGGCCGTCGTCCTGGTGGGATGCCAGATACGTACGGCAGAAGTCGCCCACCTTGTCGCGGCTGCCGGCCTCGCGCGCCAGGCGGCCGAGCTTGTCGCTGTCCATGCTGTCGCCCTTGCCGGACTGGTAGTCGCGGCACAGGGAGAGGAGGAGCTTCTTGCTGTCGACGTCGCCGGGACGGGTTTTCCCGTCGTCACCGGATCCGCCGGCGGTGTTGTCACGACCACCGCCGCCCCCGGGGCGCTGGCTGCCGCTGGGCCCGCCGCCCGGGGACGTGGTGCCGCTGGGGCCGGGGCTGTGTTCGCCGGGGGTCTGGTGGGGTGACGGGGACGCCGTGCCTCCGCTCGGCTGCTTGCTTTCGAGGATGCCGGGCGTTTCGGCGGCGGAGACGCTGGAGCCGGGCTCGGGCTCCGGGCCGTCGCCCTCGAAGGGGGGCAGCATGCCGGTGCCGGCCGCGACGGCGACGCCGCCGATGGCGCAGACCGTCAGCGCGACCGCGAATCCGCGTCGAAAGGGACGTCCCAGGCAGGTACGTTCGGCGAAGCCGCCGGAGCGGGTGCCGCTCACCGCGGAGACCCGGGGGCCGGTGCCGTGGTGGGCGCGGCGGAAGGCGGCCAGGGCGGCCTCTTCGCCGGGCAGCTCGGCGGTGCCGGGTGCGCCCGCGCCGACGGCCTTGGCGGCCGCCAGAAGCTGTTCGAGCTCCCGTGCGCCGACGCCGTCCCGGGAACCGACCGGGTCACCGCGCAGCATTCGCTCCGCAGCGTCCTTGTCGAGCCAGTTGTACGGGTCGTCGGCCATCACATGTCCTTCTGCGTTCGTGCGGCCGTTTCCGTCACACCCGGTGAGTACGATTCCGCCACGCCGTCGCGGCGTTTTCGGCCCTGTGCGGGCACCCCGTCTATCGTTCCACCATCCTTGCCGCCGCCCTCTTCGAGCTGTTCGGCGCGGGTGTCCACGCTCTGCCCCGTACCGCCGGCACGGTCTCGCGGGTGGCCTTCGCCGTCCTCCTGGTCGCCGCCGGCACCCGGGCCCGTCCCGATGCCGGGCTCGTCGCCGATCAGGTCGGCGAGCCGTCGCAGTCCCCGGTGCGCGGCGGTGCGGACCGCGCCGGGCCGTTTGCCGAGCACGTGCGCCGCGCTCTTGGCGTCCAGGCCGACGACCACCCGCAGCACCACGGCCTCGGCCTGGTCCTGCGGGAGCCTGGCTATGAGGCGGAAGGTGCGGCCGGTGCCGAGGGCCTCCATCGCCTCCCCCATGGTGTCGGCCGTGCTGGGGGTGTCGGCGAGTTCGCTCTCATCGCCGCCGATCACGGGGCGGCGGCCGCGCATCCGGATGTGGTCCAGGGCGCGGTTGCGGGCGATACGGGCGGCCCAGCCGCGGAACCGGTCGGCGTCGCCGCTGAAGCGGGCGAGGTCGCGGGTGATCTGCAGCCATGCCTCGGACGCGACATCCTCGGCGTCCGGTTCGCCCACCAAGGTCCGTACATATCCGAGAAGTCGGGGATGCACGGCCCGGTAGACGGTACGAAACGCCGTTTCGTCGCCGTTCTGTGCCGCCTGCACGGCAAGCGTCAGCCGACGGTCGTCCGGCTGAATGTCGTCCCCTCGCACGGGTCCATCCTGTCGCACGCGGAAAGTCCGCCGCCCGGTTCTTGCTGCTTCACTGCTTCGCTGCTGCTGTACTGCGTCGCTCGGCTGCTTCTTCTGGTCGTCGCCGTTCACCGGCTCGGTGTCACGGCGTGCCGGGACCCCCGGTAACCCGACGTGTTCCCGCTGACGGTAACCCGTGCGGGCACACTCTCCGAACCCCGGCCCTCGCACGGAGCGATCAAGGAACCGTCCGAAGCCCCGGAATCAGCCGCCCGGATACCGGCGCAACCCGGCGGTTCTGCCGCGCCGAACCGGTCCGGCCGACCCGCCTATCGGCGCGAAACCGCACGTTACGGGCCCTGCCCGGCCTGCGTCCAGAGCACGGGCCGTGCGCCGCCCCGCACCCCGTGTGACGCTTTCGGGGCGTGTGACGCTGTACCGAATAGAGGGCCTTCACGGGCCCTCCGCGAACGACGGCCGGGGCCTCTCCTGTGGGGGGTGGCGGCCCCGGCCGTCCTCGTTCGCCTCTCGTGCCGACGCGCCCGTGACGCGTCCTTCCCGTCCGGCTCTCGCGCCTACGACGCGCCCTTCTTCACCCCCGGCCGCCCCTCACCCGGTCGGCCAGCGCCTTGAAGTCCGCCCACGACATCTTCGGCGGCCGCGGGTCCCACGTCTTCTGCGCCAGCGCCGCGAGCGGCATCCGGATCCCGTCCGCGACCTGCTGCGGTGTCTGCGCATCGGCCAGATCGCACCAGATCGCGAACCGCGCCCCCGGAATCCGGTCCGGACCGGTCTGCCCCTCGGGCACCGCCACCGGCGAGGTGCCGCGCAGCACCCGCGGGGTCCAGGCGCGGTAGATCCGCTCACCGGTCGGATAGGTGAACTGGTTGGGCTCGCCGAGCACGTAGTAGAGGTACTCGTCGTTGAAGTTCATCACCGTGCGGCCCTCGCGCAGATACGCCGCGGGGTCGCGCGCCCCGATCTCCTTGCCGGTCCAGTAGTCGGCGATCCGGTCCTTGGGCGGCTTTACCCGCCCTCCGGCGAAGAACCCGTCGCTCCATGCCTCGATACGGTTCTTGCCGGCCGCCCGCACGGTCTTCTCCCGGTCGTTGAGCCAGCCGGTCGCCAGGTCCTCGATGGTGCCGTTCGACCCGTACTTCTCCCGTGCGGCCTGCGCCAGCTGCGGATACCTGCTCTCCGGGTTGCTGGACATCAGCGCCTGGTACTCGTCGCCGCCCAGGTGCCAGTACGCGTCGGTGCCCTTGGGGTTGCTGAACAGCTCCGCGTACTCCCGCAGCAGCGAATCGACCAGCTCGGCGGACTCCGGCTTGGAGATGTCGATCGCGCCGCGCACTCTGCTGCCCTGTGCGGTGCGCAACTGGAGATCGGGGTACTGCTTCAGGACGGCGCCCAGGTGGCCCGGCGAGTCGATCTCCGGGACGACGGCGATATGCCGGCTCCGGGCGAGCCGCACCAGATGACGGACCTGGTCCTTGGTGAGGTGGTCCCTGGAGACGATCTCCGGGTGGGTGTCGCTCTCGATGCGGAAGCCCTGGTCGTCGGAGAAGTGCAGATGGAGCTGGTTGAGCTTGAGGTCGCCGAGCTCCCGGATGCGGTCCTCGATCCACTTCGCGCTGAACGGCTTGCGGGCGTTGTCCAGCATCATGCCGCGCCGCGGGCGGTCCGGCCGGTCCTCGATGGTGCCCTCGGGGAGGCCGCCGGCGGCGCGTACGGCCTGCTTGACGGTGCGGGTGCCGTAGAAGACGCCGGCGTCGGTGGGTGCCGTGAGGGTGAGGCGGGTGTCGCGGGCGGTCAGGGTGTAGGACTCGTCGGCGGCGTTGCGGGCCGGTGCGTTGTCCGACCGCCCCTTCCCGGCCTTCCCGGTCAGCTTCAGCTCGATGTCCCCGGGCCGTACGGTCTGCTTGCCCCAGACGACCGGCAGGCCGCCCAGGTCCTTCGCCAGCAGCCGGGCCTCGTCGGCGACGGTGCTCTTGGCACCGTCCGGGACCACGACACGGGCCGACTTGGACGGGCGCCAGCCGCGCCCGTCGGCCGGGCGGAAGGCCCGTACGGCCGGGACGGTGCGGGGCGGCCCCTCGACCTTGGCCCAGGTGGGGGTGGGGACGGCCGGTGTGGGGTGGGGGGAGGCGCCGGGGCTGCCGGGCGGCCGGGTGTCCGCCGCGCCCGAACAGCTGGTGAGCGCGGGCACGATGGCCAGCACCGCGGCCAGCAGCGCGGCCCCGTTCGCCAGGCCCTTCGGATACGACATCGTGCAATCCTCACTTTTCTGGGCGAAGGCATTGCCAGGTGCGCGGAGCGAGCCGTCCACGAGGAGCGAGTCGTCCACCAAGCGCGCGAAAGCTCTCCCATCCGGGTGAAATTCGCGCATCCGTCGGACAGTGATCGGCGGCCGTCGTTAGCGTGGCGTCTCGATCCGCACCCCCGCCCGGGGCTCCCCGGACCGCCGGTGTTCACCGGGGTGACGCCTCGTCCGCGCCACCGCCGCCGCACCCGCCTCCGGTTCGCAGCCGTCCGACGCCCGTCCGGCCTCGTCAGCTTTCATCCGCTTCCATCCGTTTCCATCCACAGAAACCATGTGAATCCACTTCAGAACACTTCAGACCGCTTCAGACAGATTCGAGCAATTCGACGACACTTCAAACTGCTTCATCCGGTTTTCGTCCGGATTGCCGTCCACCGTCCGCCAGTGACCGTCCGACACCCGCCGGCCCGCCGCACCCACCGCGTCCCCTCCCCCTCCATCCCTCTCCCTCCCCATCCATCCGTATCCGCCCGAGGAGCCCACGCTGTCCGGTGACAACCCGGCCACCCGGCCGACGCTGCACCCCTCGCATTCCCCGCGGTGCGGCATACCTTCGCAGAGCCGGATCGTTCCGCCACAGGGGCCTCCCGGCTGCGTCGGGCTCGACCGCTTCAACGCCCTCGCGCCGGACGACACCGTGGCCGCGCTGCTGAGCTGCTGCGGCACCCTCCGCTGGGCCGAGCGGATCGCCGCGCACCGCCCGTACCCCGACCTCGCCGCACTGCTCGCCGCCTCCGACGAAGCCTGCTACGACCTCACTCCCGCCGAGCTGGACGAGGCCCTCGCCCGCGAATCCGTCTCCCCGCCCCCGTTCTCGGGCGCCCGCGGCCTCGGCACCCTCGCCGCGCACACCGCCCTGCGCGCCGCGCACGCCGAATACGAGCGGCGCTTCCGTCATGTCTTCGTGATCTGCCTGGACGACTGCCCCGATGACGAGCTGCTGGACCGGGTGCTGTCCGGCATCCGCACCCGGCTGGGCAACCCCCTGGACGAGGAGCGGTCGGTCACCGCGGAGGAACTGCGCCGGCTGGCCCGCGGCCGTCTGGCCCGCCTCGCGGCCTGCCGTCCTTAGACCCGCCCCGCCCGCTTCCCCCTCGTCGCCCCTCGCGGCTTGTCTCCCACAAGGCCCGTTACGTCCTCGTGTGATAGCCCGTTGGTGCCTGTTTGATCACACCTGAGGACCCGGGCGGGAGGAACCGACACCGCGTCGCTACGATGGCCAGGGCCGGTGGACCGTACCCGGCCGGGCCGTGACCGACAGAGAAGCCGGCAGGCCCCAATCCCCGTTTCCGGAGGGTTTTTCCGTGCCGGCTGGAACGCTGTACCGCGGCCGGGAAGGCATGTGGTCCTGGGTGGCTCACCGAGTCACCGGCGTCCTCATTTTCTTCTTCCTGTTCGTACACGTCCTCGACACCGCTCTCGTCCGTGTCTCGCCCGAGGCATACGACGACGTCGTCGCGACCTACAAGACGCCCCTTGTCAACGTGATGGAGTACGGCCTGGTGGCCGCCATCCTCTTCCACGCGCTCAACGGCCTCCGGGTCGTCGCGGTGGACTTCTGGGCCAAGGGCCCGAAGTACCAGAAGCAGCTGCTGTGGACCGTTGTCGGCGTCTGGGTCGTACTGATGGCCGGTGCCTTCTACCCCGTGCTGCAGCACACCCTGCGCACGCTGTTCGGGAGCTGATGACGCGAGATGTCTGCTGAAACGACTCCTGTGAACGACCCGGTGTCCCTGTACGACGTGGACAACCCGGCTCCCGTCATCGAGCCGCCGCGCAAGCGCACCAAGAAGACCCCGAAGGCCACCCGTACCAATTTCGAGCTGTACGGCTGGCTGTTCATGCGGCTGTCCGGCATCGTCCTGGTCGTCCTGGTCCTGGGCCATCTGCTGATCCAGCTCGTGCTGGACGGCGGTGTCTCCAAGATCGGCTTCGCGTTCGTGGCCGGCCGCTGGGCCTCGCCGTTCTGGCAGGGCTGGGACCTGATCATGCTCTGGCTGGCCATGCTGCACGGCGCCAACGGCCTGCGCACCGTCATCAACGACTACGCGCAGCGGGACAACACCCGCTTCTGGCTGAAGATGCTGCTCTACACCGCCACGGTGTTCACCGTCCTTCTGGGCACGCTGGTGATCTTCACCTTCGACCCGAACATCCGCTAGACGCCGGGCACCGAGGGACAGAGGTACCAACCCATGCAGATCCACAAGTACGACACCGTCATCGTCGGCGCCGGCGGCGCGGGCATGCGCGCCGCCATCGAGTCGACGAAGCGCAGCCGCACCGCGGTCCTGACGAAGCTCTACCCGACCCGCTCGCACACCGGCGCCGCCCAGGGCGGCATGGCCGCCGCCCTCGCGAACGTCGAGGAGGACAACTGGGAGTGGCACACCTTCGACACCATCAAGGGCGGTGACTACCTGGTCGACCAGGACGCCGCCGAGATCCTCGCGAAGGAGGCCATCGACTCGGTCCTCGACCTGGAGAAGATGGGCCTGCCGTTCAACCGCACCCCGGACGGCACCATCGACCAGCGCCGCTTCGGCGGCCACTCCCGCAACCACGGTGAGGCCCCGGTCCGCCGGTCCTGCTACGCCTCGGACCGCACCGGCCACATGATCCTCCAGACGCTGTATCAGAACTGCGTCAAGGAGGGCGTGGAGTTCTTCAACGAGTTCTACGTGCTGGACCTGCTGCTCCAGGACGTCGACGGCGTCAAGAAGTCCGCCGGTGTGGTCGCCTACGAACTCGCGACCGGCGAGATCCACATCTTCCAGGCGAAGGCGATCATCTTCGCGTCCGGCGGCACCGGCAAGTTCTTCAAGGTGACCTCCAACGCGCACACCCTGACCGGTGACGGCCAGGCCGCGGCCTACCGCCGCGGGCTGCCGCTGGAGGACATGGAGTTCTTCCAGTTCCACCCGACGGGGATCTGGCGCATGGGCATCCTGCTGACGGAGGGCGCCCGCGGTGAGGGCGGCATCCTCCGCAACAAGGACGGCGAGCGCTTCATGGAGAAGTACGCGCCGGTCATGAAGGACCTCGCGTCCCGTGACGTCGTCTCGCGCTCCATCTACACGGAGATCCGCGAGGGCCGCGGCTGCGGTCCCGAGGGCGACCACGTCTTCCTGGACCTGACGCACCTGCCGC includes:
- a CDS encoding L,D-transpeptidase family protein, coding for MRRGSGRPAAGTALLVAVAWAVMVMVAVVGCRPVTVTGAGAPDGTTSRQAPAADTAHTPPATTKPAPPTKHARPHRPAQPVMAYGSQGAKVRELQARLAQLDLFDRSPTGYYASVTSAAVRAFQKQQGEPRTGAVQPSTWKALLARTRQPSRSELYPPTTKPLDTPDPRCMRGRVICISKKSNTLAWMVDGKIVSAMDVRFGSQYSPTREGTFPITFKSRHHVSTIYHSAMPYAMFFSGGQAIHYSKDFAARGYAGASHGCVNVRDERKIAAVFAQAGKGTKVVIYH
- a CDS encoding RNA polymerase sigma factor, coding for MQPDDRRLTLAVQAAQNGDETAFRTVYRAVHPRLLGYVRTLVGEPDAEDVASEAWLQITRDLARFSGDADRFRGWAARIARNRALDHIRMRGRRPVIGGDESELADTPSTADTMGEAMEALGTGRTFRLIARLPQDQAEAVVLRVVVGLDAKSAAHVLGKRPGAVRTAAHRGLRRLADLIGDEPGIGTGPGAGGDQEDGEGHPRDRAGGTGQSVDTRAEQLEEGGGKDGGTIDGVPAQGRKRRDGVAESYSPGVTETAARTQKDM
- a CDS encoding beta-N-acetylhexosaminidase, which produces MSYPKGLANGAALLAAVLAIVPALTSCSGAADTRPPGSPGASPHPTPAVPTPTWAKVEGPPRTVPAVRAFRPADGRGWRPSKSARVVVPDGAKSTVADEARLLAKDLGGLPVVWGKQTVRPGDIELKLTGKAGKGRSDNAPARNAADESYTLTARDTRLTLTAPTDAGVFYGTRTVKQAVRAAGGLPEGTIEDRPDRPRRGMMLDNARKPFSAKWIEDRIRELGDLKLNQLHLHFSDDQGFRIESDTHPEIVSRDHLTKDQVRHLVRLARSRHIAVVPEIDSPGHLGAVLKQYPDLQLRTAQGSRVRGAIDISKPESAELVDSLLREYAELFSNPKGTDAYWHLGGDEYQALMSSNPESRYPQLAQAAREKYGSNGTIEDLATGWLNDREKTVRAAGKNRIEAWSDGFFAGGRVKPPKDRIADYWTGKEIGARDPAAYLREGRTVMNFNDEYLYYVLGEPNQFTYPTGERIYRAWTPRVLRGTSPVAVPEGQTGPDRIPGARFAIWCDLADAQTPQQVADGIRMPLAALAQKTWDPRPPKMSWADFKALADRVRGGRG
- a CDS encoding 2-oxo-4-hydroxy-4-carboxy-5-ureidoimidazoline decarboxylase is translated as MPSQSRIVPPQGPPGCVGLDRFNALAPDDTVAALLSCCGTLRWAERIAAHRPYPDLAALLAASDEACYDLTPAELDEALARESVSPPPFSGARGLGTLAAHTALRAAHAEYERRFRHVFVICLDDCPDDELLDRVLSGIRTRLGNPLDEERSVTAEELRRLARGRLARLAACRP
- the sdhC gene encoding succinate dehydrogenase, cytochrome b556 subunit, encoding MPAGTLYRGREGMWSWVAHRVTGVLIFFFLFVHVLDTALVRVSPEAYDDVVATYKTPLVNVMEYGLVAAILFHALNGLRVVAVDFWAKGPKYQKQLLWTVVGVWVVLMAGAFYPVLQHTLRTLFGS
- a CDS encoding succinate dehydrogenase hydrophobic membrane anchor subunit, with the protein product MSAETTPVNDPVSLYDVDNPAPVIEPPRKRTKKTPKATRTNFELYGWLFMRLSGIVLVVLVLGHLLIQLVLDGGVSKIGFAFVAGRWASPFWQGWDLIMLWLAMLHGANGLRTVINDYAQRDNTRFWLKMLLYTATVFTVLLGTLVIFTFDPNIR
- the sdhA gene encoding succinate dehydrogenase flavoprotein subunit — translated: MQIHKYDTVIVGAGGAGMRAAIESTKRSRTAVLTKLYPTRSHTGAAQGGMAAALANVEEDNWEWHTFDTIKGGDYLVDQDAAEILAKEAIDSVLDLEKMGLPFNRTPDGTIDQRRFGGHSRNHGEAPVRRSCYASDRTGHMILQTLYQNCVKEGVEFFNEFYVLDLLLQDVDGVKKSAGVVAYELATGEIHIFQAKAIIFASGGTGKFFKVTSNAHTLTGDGQAAAYRRGLPLEDMEFFQFHPTGIWRMGILLTEGARGEGGILRNKDGERFMEKYAPVMKDLASRDVVSRSIYTEIREGRGCGPEGDHVFLDLTHLPPEQLDAKLPDITEFARTYLGIEPYTDPIPIQPTAHYAMGGIPTNVEGEVLADNTTVVPGLYAAGEVACVSVHGANRLGTNSLLDINVFGRRAGIAAAEYSATADFVELPENPAQLVADQVERLRTSTGNERVTEIRKELQETMDANVMVFRTEQTIKTAVEKIGELRERYRNVAIQDKGRRFNTDLLEAIELGNLLDLAEVMAVSALARKESRGGHYREDYPNRDDVNFMRHTMAYREVGDDGAESIRLDYKPVVQTRYQPMERKY